One Aegilops tauschii subsp. strangulata cultivar AL8/78 chromosome 7, Aet v6.0, whole genome shotgun sequence genomic window carries:
- the LOC141027903 gene encoding 3-ketoacyl-CoA synthase 5-like, which yields MRSSVQAQPMRLKLKAVYQLIVDNFLAASCAVVLLRLGPAEIISWLRPAHLFSAAAAAAVYLMLRPRAVYLIDYACFDTSPLARVPMASFIEHTKHTPTISERSVRFMSRLLARSGLGEQTCLPEAHHCVPTHECCTLDNARAEFELVVFSAIDDLLAKTGVAPDAIGVLVLNCSLFCPTPSLVDIIVNKYNLRCDIRSVNLSGMGCSAGLISVGLANNLLQVVPRGSHALVVSTETITPNYYVGNERAMLLPNCLFRVGGVAALLSTSPANARFRLRHVVRTFTGANDDEAYRCVFQEEDDQGNVGINLSKNLMAIAGNSLQANITEIAPLVLPFSEQLLFAISFVACKVLRARVKPYIPDFSMAFKHLCIHAGGRAVIDELQTRLRLSDEQVEASRMTLHRFGNTSSSSLWYELAYVEAKGRMRKGHRVWMIGFGSGFKCNSVVWECIQPAARNTHGPWTTSIHRYPVDIPEVLSH from the coding sequence ATGAGGTCGTCGGTCCAGGCCCAGCCCATGCGGCTCAAGCTCAAGGCCGTGTACCAGCTGATCGTGGACAACTTCCTCGCCGCTTCATGTGCCGTCGTCCTGCTGCGGCTCggcccggcggagatcatcagcTGGCTCCGACCAGCGCACCTGTTCTCTGCTGCGGCAGCAGCCGCCGTGTACCTAATGCTCCGCCCGCGCGCGGTGTACCTGATCGACTACGCCTGCTTCGACACCTCGCCGCTCGCCCGCGTCCCCATGGCCTCATTCATCGAGCACACCAAGCATACGCCCACCATCAGCGAGCGCAGCGTCCGGTTCATGTCCCGGCTGCTGGCGCGCTCGGGGCTCGGGGAGCAGACCTGCCTGCCGGAGGCGCACCACTGCGTCCCGACGCACGAGTGCTGCACCCTCGACAACGCCCGCGCCGAGTTCGAGCTCGTCGTCTTCTCGGCCATCGACGACCTGCTCGCCAAGACCGGCGTCGCCCCAGACGCGATCGGCGTGCTCGTCCTCAACTGCAGCCTCTTCTGCCCCACGCCGTCCTTGGTCGACATCATCGTGAACAAGTACAACCTGCGCTGCGACATCCGTAGCGTGAACCTCTCCGGCATGGGGTGCAGCGCGGGGCTCATCTCCGTGGGGCTCGCCAATAACCTCCTGCAGGTTGTTCCCCGGGGGTCCCACGCGCTGGTCGTCTCCACGGAGACCATCACGCCGAACTACTACGTCGGCAACGAGCGCGCGATGCTCCTGCCAAACTGCCTGTTCCGCGTCGGCGGGGTGGCGGCGCTGCTGTCGACGTCCCCCGCGAACGCCCGGTTCCGCCTGAGGCACGTCGTGCGCACCTTCACCGGCGCGAACGACGACGAGGCTTACCGCTGCGTGTTCCAGGAGGAGGACGACCAGGGGAATGTCGGGATCAACCTCAGCAAGAACCTGATGGCCATCGCCGGGAATTCACTCCAGGCCAACATCACCGAGATCGCGCCGCTCGTCCTGCCTTTCTCCGAGCAGCTCCTCTTCGCCATCTCCTTTGTTGCATGTAAGGTGCTTCGCGCACGTGTCAAGCCCTACATCCCAGACTTCTCCATGGCATTCAAGCACTTGTGTATTCACGCGGGGGGCCGTGCGGTCATCGACGAGCTGCAGACGAGGCTCCGCCTCTCGGACGAGCAGGTGGAGGCGTCGCGGATGACGCTGCACCGGTTCGGAAACACGTCTAGTAGCTCGCTGTGGTACGAGCTGGCGTACGTGGAGGCCAAAGGACGGATGCGTAAGGGCCACCGTGTTTGGATGATCGGCTTCGGCTCAGGGTTCAAGTGCAACAGCGTGGTGTGGGAGTGCATCCAGCCTGCTGCCCGCAACACCCATGGGCCGTGGACCACGTCCATCCATAGATATCCAGTGGACATTCCCGAAGTTCTAAGCCATTAG